One window of Paenibacillus albicereus genomic DNA carries:
- a CDS encoding zf-HC2 domain-containing protein yields the protein MNCNVAIVWMHDYIDGELPREDSLTLKQHLLSCPGCRARFEQLEKTEALLSSVMAEPKGQAMTPAASAALTDKILKQIPPPARHRDWTGWIRRHPAVTAAAVFVVVMLASLSPTVNNGSELIVRGDDLKQVVIDGHTVIVPEGVKILGNLTVENGTADVRGDVEGSVTVIDGSLLTASTAHIAGQSRMIDQLLDRFWYKVTQSFGNTP from the coding sequence ATGAATTGCAATGTCGCTATCGTTTGGATGCACGACTATATCGACGGCGAGCTGCCTCGCGAGGACTCCCTTACCCTCAAGCAGCATCTGCTCTCCTGTCCGGGATGCCGAGCGCGGTTCGAACAGCTGGAGAAGACCGAAGCGCTCCTCTCCTCGGTGATGGCTGAGCCAAAGGGACAGGCGATGACGCCGGCCGCTTCCGCAGCGCTCACCGACAAGATTCTAAAACAAATTCCTCCACCCGCTCGTCATAGAGATTGGACGGGATGGATTCGCAGACATCCTGCCGTCACGGCAGCGGCCGTATTCGTGGTCGTCATGCTCGCTAGCCTGAGCCCGACGGTGAACAACGGCTCGGAGCTGATCGTGCGCGGCGACGACCTCAAGCAGGTCGTCATCGACGGCCATACGGTCATCGTGCCGGAGGGCGTCAAGATCCTCGGCAACCTGACCGTAGAGAATGGAACCGCCGATGTGCGCGGGGACGTAGAAGGCAGCGTCACCGTCATCGACGGATCGCTCCTCACGGCGTCCACGGCGCATATCGCCGGCCAATCCCGCATGATCGACCAGCTGCTGGACCGCTTCTGGTACAAAGTGACCCAATCGTTCGGCAACACGCCGTGA
- the cdaA gene encoding diadenylate cyclase CdaA — translation MSFFTEMTWQNWIRNIIDIGIVSYIIYKLILLVRGTRAVQLIKGILLLVCTWAISTWFDLYTLKWLMNQMFTFGVVTIIIIFQPELRRALEQLGRGKLFARTSSLDRDQVNERIMELIKAVQHMSKRRIGALIVFERHTGLNELIESGIKMESRISSELLINMFTPNTPLHDGAVIIRGSQIMAAACYLPLSENPFISKELGTRHRAAIGVSEVTDAVSVVVSEETGQVTLAVGGMIVRDIKEESLISKLFEELTQQNGQASKTKSKFPFRKKKEGEANG, via the coding sequence ATGAGCTTTTTCACGGAAATGACGTGGCAGAACTGGATCCGGAATATCATCGATATCGGGATCGTCAGCTATATCATCTATAAATTGATTCTGCTCGTGCGCGGAACGCGCGCCGTGCAGCTGATCAAAGGCATCCTGCTGCTGGTCTGCACCTGGGCCATCAGCACGTGGTTTGACCTGTATACGCTCAAGTGGCTCATGAACCAGATGTTCACCTTCGGCGTCGTGACGATCATCATCATCTTTCAGCCGGAGCTGCGGCGCGCGCTGGAGCAGCTGGGCCGGGGCAAGCTGTTCGCCCGCACGTCATCGCTCGACCGCGATCAGGTGAACGAGCGCATCATGGAGCTTATCAAGGCCGTGCAACACATGTCCAAACGGCGCATCGGAGCGCTGATCGTCTTCGAGCGGCATACCGGCCTGAACGAGCTGATCGAGTCGGGCATCAAAATGGAGTCGCGGATCAGCTCGGAGCTGCTCATCAATATGTTCACGCCCAACACGCCTCTCCACGATGGGGCGGTCATCATACGCGGCTCCCAGATCATGGCGGCGGCCTGTTATCTCCCCTTGTCGGAGAATCCGTTCATCAGCAAGGAGCTTGGCACGAGGCATCGCGCTGCGATCGGCGTGAGCGAGGTGACTGACGCGGTGTCGGTCGTCGTCTCGGAGGAGACCGGACAGGTGACGCTTGCCGTCGGCGGCATGATCGTGCGCGACATCAAGGAAGAATCGCTCATCTCCAAGCTGTTCGAGGAGCTTACCCAGCAGAACGGACAGGCGTCCAAGACGAAGTCCAAGTTCCCGTTCCGCAAAAAGAAAGAAGGGGAAGCCAATGGATAA
- a CDS encoding CdaR family protein, protein MDKWLSHPTALKILSIVIGILLWAVVHFDPSSTPNTVTSTTETKSVDMLRIQTEGLDESAYALKMLEPSVGKLMVRGSRSALAFAEDDDYSISVNLAGKGPGSYTIPLTVGKLPRGIELLNVSPSTVEVIIDRLDSGSFEAGVVTQGTPAEGYELGAPVIRPGGAVQVTLPAQDLARVGSVKVFVNVDGETETVRDKKAHMIVFDKSGNEIQGAVIEPATLDVEVPVTMPGKAVPLQVGTKGSLPSGLSLEAIDTDVSEVTVYGERSMLDGVNLLAADVDLSQIRATGDVELELLPPEGMKAVEPSKVKVRVTLASSDVKTLQVPVRLENAGDGLDAALEAPAGSAVSISVRGTPDELSGLTAGDIRAVADLQDLKEGTHEVRLQLTLPNYVSAVGEAPTVTVRLAASEPAMGRPEGGSATPSPTPSPDRGPSETDSSGGSGPAPGSGGSDNDAAAGDGGAAADSGEERR, encoded by the coding sequence ATGGATAAATGGCTGAGCCATCCGACTGCCCTCAAGATCCTGTCCATCGTCATCGGCATCCTGCTGTGGGCAGTCGTGCACTTCGACCCGTCGTCGACGCCCAATACGGTCACGTCGACGACGGAGACCAAGAGCGTCGACATGCTGCGCATCCAGACCGAAGGACTGGACGAGAGCGCCTATGCGCTCAAAATGCTGGAGCCGAGCGTCGGCAAGCTGATGGTGCGCGGCAGCCGCTCGGCGCTGGCGTTCGCCGAGGACGACGATTATTCGATCAGCGTCAATCTGGCCGGCAAAGGGCCAGGCAGCTATACGATTCCGCTCACGGTGGGCAAGCTGCCCCGGGGTATCGAGCTGCTCAACGTGTCGCCGTCTACGGTCGAGGTCATCATCGACCGGCTGGACAGCGGCTCGTTCGAGGCGGGCGTCGTCACCCAGGGCACGCCAGCCGAAGGCTATGAGCTCGGAGCGCCGGTCATCCGGCCGGGCGGCGCGGTGCAAGTGACGCTGCCGGCGCAAGACCTTGCCCGTGTCGGCTCGGTCAAGGTTTTCGTCAACGTCGATGGCGAGACCGAGACGGTGCGAGACAAAAAAGCCCACATGATCGTCTTTGACAAGTCGGGCAACGAAATCCAGGGTGCCGTCATCGAGCCGGCGACGCTTGATGTCGAGGTTCCGGTGACGATGCCGGGCAAAGCGGTTCCGCTCCAAGTAGGTACGAAAGGCAGCCTGCCGTCCGGGTTGTCGCTGGAGGCCATCGATACCGACGTAAGCGAGGTGACGGTGTACGGCGAGCGCTCCATGCTGGATGGCGTCAACCTGCTCGCCGCCGATGTCGATCTGTCCCAAATCCGGGCCACCGGCGACGTGGAGCTGGAGCTGCTTCCTCCCGAAGGCATGAAGGCGGTCGAGCCGAGCAAGGTCAAGGTGCGCGTGACGCTGGCCTCCTCCGACGTGAAGACGCTGCAAGTGCCGGTGCGGCTGGAGAACGCCGGCGACGGCCTCGACGCGGCGCTGGAGGCTCCGGCAGGAAGCGCGGTCAGCATCAGCGTGCGCGGCACGCCGGACGAGCTGTCCGGCCTTACGGCCGGCGACATCCGCGCCGTCGCCGATCTGCAGGATCTCAAGGAAGGCACGCATGAGGTGCGGCTGCAGCTGACGCTGCCGAACTATGTGTCGGCGGTCGGCGAGGCTCCGACCGTCACCGTGCGCCTGGCGGCCAGCGAGCCCGCGATGGGCAGGCCGGAAGGCGGCAGCGCGACCCCGTCGCCGACGCCTTCTCCGGACCGCGGGCCGAGCGAAACCGATTCGAGCGGAGGCTCCGGTCCGGCTCCGGGCTCCGGCGGCAGCGACAACGACGCTGCTGCCGGGGACGGCGGCGCTGCCGCCGACAGCGGAGAGGAACGGCGATAA
- the glmM gene encoding phosphoglucosamine mutase, with protein sequence MGKYFGTDGVRGVANLELTPELAYKIGRCGGYVLTAGAHKPTVVIGLDTRISGPMLESALIAGLLSIGASVVRLGVVSTPAVAYLTRQLKADAGVMISASHNPVADNGIKFFGGDGFKLSDETELEIERLMDAESDELPRPVGGDIGTVEQHESGKREYLDFLRTTVRTRFDGLKIVLDCANGSAYELAPQVFRELGAEIITVGAEPNGRNINDGVGSTHPEHLRDEVLRHGADLGLSFDGDADRLIAIDERGEEVDGDFILCICGDAMKRAGTLKGDTVVTTVMSNIGFFKAAQSLGLQTARTAVGDRYVMEEMRKGGYNLGGEQSGHVIFLDHNTTGDGILTALQLTDTLVQSGRKLSELKSLMRKYPQVLINVRVADKSLYNDNEAIVAAVRKVEQELGDNGRVLVRPSGTESLIRVMAEGPDKDQVAAYVDEIVHVVKAELG encoded by the coding sequence ATGGGAAAATACTTTGGAACCGACGGAGTCCGCGGGGTCGCGAACCTCGAGCTTACGCCGGAGCTTGCATACAAGATCGGCCGCTGCGGCGGCTACGTGCTGACGGCAGGGGCGCACAAGCCGACGGTCGTCATCGGACTGGACACCCGAATCTCCGGACCGATGCTGGAGTCGGCGTTGATCGCCGGCCTGCTGTCGATCGGTGCGAGCGTCGTCCGTCTCGGCGTCGTCTCGACGCCGGCCGTCGCTTACCTGACCCGCCAGCTGAAGGCGGACGCAGGCGTGATGATATCCGCGTCGCATAATCCGGTCGCCGACAACGGCATCAAGTTTTTCGGCGGCGACGGCTTCAAGCTGTCCGACGAGACGGAGCTTGAGATCGAGCGCCTCATGGATGCGGAGAGCGACGAGCTGCCGCGCCCGGTCGGCGGCGACATCGGCACGGTCGAGCAGCATGAGAGCGGCAAGCGCGAATACCTCGACTTCCTCCGGACGACGGTCCGCACCCGCTTCGACGGGCTCAAGATCGTGCTCGACTGCGCGAACGGATCGGCGTATGAGCTGGCTCCGCAAGTGTTCCGCGAGCTTGGAGCAGAGATCATCACCGTCGGCGCGGAGCCGAACGGCCGCAACATCAATGACGGCGTCGGCTCGACGCATCCGGAGCATCTGCGCGACGAAGTGCTCCGCCATGGCGCCGATCTGGGCCTCAGCTTCGACGGAGACGCCGACCGCCTGATCGCGATCGACGAGCGCGGCGAAGAGGTCGACGGCGACTTCATCCTCTGCATCTGCGGCGACGCCATGAAGCGCGCCGGCACGCTCAAGGGCGATACGGTCGTCACGACTGTCATGAGCAACATCGGCTTTTTCAAGGCAGCGCAAAGCCTCGGCCTGCAGACGGCCCGCACCGCGGTCGGCGACCGCTATGTGATGGAAGAGATGCGAAAGGGCGGCTACAACCTCGGCGGCGAGCAGTCCGGACATGTCATCTTCCTCGACCACAACACGACGGGGGACGGCATCCTGACGGCGTTGCAGCTGACGGATACGCTCGTCCAGTCCGGACGCAAGCTCAGCGAGCTCAAGAGCCTCATGCGCAAGTATCCGCAAGTGCTCATCAACGTGCGCGTCGCCGACAAGTCGCTCTACAACGACAACGAAGCGATCGTGGCGGCGGTGCGCAAGGTGGAGCAGGAGCTCGGCGACAACGGCCGCGTGCTCGTCCGTCCGTCCGGCACCGAGTCGCTCATCCGCGTCATGGCCGAGGGGCCGGACAAGGATCAGGTCGCGGCTTATGTCGACGAGATCGTGCATGTCGTCAAGGCCGAGCTCGGCTGA